CGCGTTCTCGTTCTAAATCCATCGCATCTAAAACCTGTTCTTTATGTGAGATAGGAATTGCAGATGTGAACTCTAAAATTCGGTCGGCAAGTGTAGATTTACCATGGTCAATATGTGCAATAATAGAAAAATTGCGGATGTTCATTAATGTTGTTTTTTTTGTTTCACTTTTTTGATAAGCAGTTCGCGGCTGGCTTCAGTTAGAATCTTGTCAATTATTTTTTGGGCTTCTGAAAAATTGGTATGTCGTATCTCTTTTTTTATCTTTAAAACCGATGTAGATGCTACGCTGAAATGTTCAAGCCCTAAACCTAAAAGTATCTCGGTATACAATGAATCTGCTGCCATCTCGCCACACATAGAAACCCATTTTCCTGCTTTTTTACCAGCGTCTATTATATTTTTTAACAGTCGTAAAACAGACAGATGCAGTGGTTCGTAAAGATGTGTTACATGCTCATTAACTCTATCCACCGCAAGTGTGTATTGAATTAAATCATTTGTACCAATTGACAAGAAATCTGCTTCTTTTGCAAGCAGGTCTACCGTTAATGCCGCAGATGGTATCTCAATCATAATACCAACTTCCATATTCTCATCAAATGGGGGAGATTGAAGGGGAGATTGCATAGATTTATTTCTCAACTCCTGTTTTACTTCGTTTAGTATAACATTTGCAGCGCGGAGTTCATCAATCCCTGAAATCATCGGATACATCATTTTCACATTCCCGTATACAGATGCTCTTAAAATTGCTCTTAATTGTATCTTAAAAATCTCCGGATGTTTCAGACAGAACCGTATTGCCCGCAAACCCAGAAACGGATTCCGTTCTTCTGATACCTGAAGCTGCGGTAATAGTTTATCACCACCTAAATCTATTGTTCTAATAATCACAGGATTCGGGAATACTTTCTCTACAACAGTTCTGTAAGATGCTAATTGCTCTTCTTCTGATGGCAGTTCGTCCCGATTAATATACAGATATTCCGTTCTAAAAAGCCCGATACCTTCCGCACCGTGTGTAATTACTGACCTTATTTCTTCCGGGATTTCAATATTTGCGGCAACAACAATTTTTTTATCGTCTAAAGTGACAGCCGGCAGGTTCACAAACTGCGCTAATTCTTTTATTTCGGTATTATAGATCTCCTGCCTTCTTCTGTAATTAACAAGCGTATCTTTGTCAGGCTCAAGAATAACAACACCTTCTATGCCATCAACAATTACGATATTACCGTCTCTAACATAATGTGTAATATCTTTCATTCCGACAACTGCTGGGATTTCCATTGCTTGCGCCATAATCGCAGTATGCGAAGTTTTACCGCCAATATTTGTTGCAAACCCGATTACATTTTCTGCTTTGATTGCTATAGTGTCTGTTGGTGTCAGATTATTTGCAAAGACAATAGAGTTTTTATCAATCTCGCTGATAGTTTTTCGGTGAGTACCTGTTAAATGTTTCATAATTCGTCTGCCAACTTCAAAAATATCTTTACCACGTTCTCTGAAATACTCATCTTTTACCTGTTCAAAAACTTTTGAATACTTTTCTAAAATAACCTGCAGTGCATACTCGGCATTGACTTTTTGGGTGCTAATTTCAGCAACAACCTCTTCTTTAATAAGCGGGTCGTCTGCAATAAACAGGTATGCATCAAACAGTTTGATATGTTTTTTGCCGAGATGTTTTACCGCTTCGTGTTTCGTTTTCTCTATATCTGCTTTGGTATCAGTGATTGCTTTTTTGAACCTATCAACCTCTTTTTTTATATCCTCTTTGGCAACTGTCCGTTTAACTGCGTATAACACATCCTCACTAATAAGAACCGCTTTGCCAATCGCAATCCCCGGCGATGCTGCAATCCCTTTGTATAACATAGAATCTCCTTCAGAGAGGTTAAAATTAAAGGTGTAAATTAAAATAAAAATAAAATCCAAAAATTTTAACCTTTAACCTTTTACCTTTAACCTTTTACCTTTAACCTTTTACCTTTAACCTGCCTTTTTTATTCTTCATCAAATTTTCGGTCTATCAATTGTTCAAGTGCAGTTATTAACTCTGATTCGTCAGCCCCGTCTGCTAAAATATGGAGTTCAGAACCGAGCCCAGCTGCAAGCATCATCAAGCCCATGATAGATTTCCCGTCAATCTCCTGACCGTCTTTGATAACTTTTACAGTTGCGTTAAATCTTGCTGTTGTCTGGACAAACAGTGATGCAGGTCGCGCATGCAGTCCAAGTTTATTTTTTATTTTTAGCGTTTTATCTATCATAAAAATTGGCAATAAGCCAGAATTATACTTACAATAACCAACCCACAGAAAACTTTGGTTACAGAAATATTATTTCTTATCAAAATAAATGTAATACCAAATACAGTCAACCCTAACAAGTACTCTTCAGTCAGCATAAGATACCTGAGCAAAACAAAAACTCCTATAACAAGCCCGATAATCTGCAAAACTTTTGAGACTTTGTCGAACTTAAAACTACTAATAATTTTAACAAGTCCTGTTTTGTATTTTAATCCTATCCAGAACCCGAAAGTTCTGAAAAAAATATGCAGGATATTGTATAACACAAGAAAAATAACTGCCGGTATACAGGGGGGGAATGGGGTGGCAAAGTTAGTAAGCGATTCATCTTTACCAAAAAAACAGGCAATCGCTATTAGTGCACACAGCGGTCTGACTCGTGCCCAGAACAGTGTATCACCAACTGCGGCAAGTGGGCCGCCTAAATGTAGTTTTAGCGATTTGATATGTTGGGATTTTAGATTATCATCTATATTTTTTTCGTTTTCTAACGAAATTATAATAGCCATAATTGTATTCGCGATATACGGGTGTGTATTAAAAAACTCAAAATGTCTTAATACCGAATTTTTAAGCTGGTTCTTATCGGCTTTATAGATATCTTTCAGACACGGTAAAATTGAATACAGAAACCCGACATTTTGCATTCGTTCAAAATTCCAAACTGCCTGTAACAGCAGTGACCGAAAGAAAGTTTTTATAACACTACATTTTTTCATTTAACAAAACCTGCTAAAAACGAACTCAATCCTAACACAGGCAGCAGTAGCAAAAATATTTTTAATCCTGAAACGATTTCTATCTGTGAAATAACAACTGGCAGTATATAATTCAGAACAATCTGTAACAACAAAATTGAAATAATTAACGATAAAAAACCTTTTACAAAAGTAAAAAAAATACTCAACCATATAACCACAGTTAATAAATAATACTTTTCGTGATAAAGCCCGTTTTCTACAACAGGCAGGAAAACCCTGTTATATTTTCTATGCATAATATCCAGCCGTTTGAAAATTATCCCAAGCGGGACTGCCAGAATTATCGCTAATGCTAATTCTGTATCTGTTTTATTACACGAAAGCGCAGTTGCTACAATTGAGACAATAGTTGAATCCGGCGGGACGCCAACACCAACTGGCACTACGCCTATCCATAAAAGTTCTATTAAGACACCAACAAGCAGACCTGTTTTAATATCACCACAGAACCAGCCTATAACAGGTCCAGCAACTATCGGACGAGAAACCATAAACTGCCCGATGACAGTCGCATCTAAACTTAGTAATGAGCCAACAGCAGCAATTTTGAGAATCGGTATAAAATCCATTTCAATACTGCAAGTTAAAGGTTAAAGGTCAAAGGTTAAAATTTGAGACTGTAAGTTTGAAACTGGTCTGCAAGGTTGTTTTTGGCAACAGTGTAAATTTCCAATTTGGGAATATTGCAGTTTGCTGATACATTTTTTCAAACCCTGCTTCAGACAATGAGACGGTATAAACTGGGAAAGACCATATTTCACATTCGTCTGAAAATTCAAACAAAAGCATAAAATTATAGCCGTTATCTTTTACAACAAACTTTTTTGAGGGGGGGGATGGGGTGGATGGGGAAACTAAATTCTCTACTTCAGGTTCTGAGAATGAGATATTGAACTCCGAGCCAAACCAGAGCGATATGCTTTCATCAGCCAGATTTTTTATTTTATAATCAACCGATATAGTATTTTTTATAGATGGTTTTATTGTTTTTACAACACGAACAGGATATTTTTTGTTGTTACACCAGACACTACCGTTTCTTTCAAGTATTACAGCCACACCCCCCTTTTTTTTGAGTTCAAACTTATACGGCTCTATTATGAAATCGCCCTGCTCACCATATTCACATTTAGAAAACGCTTCAAGTGTGGTATCAGGATGCAGAAAATGGTCTAATAACGAATATCTATTGTACCAATCGTATTTCAGATAATTTTTCAAGCCCTCTTCTTTTGCAAAAACCATATCAGGCAATGGTATTGCATCCGTTTCACTATCTCCCACTTCCTCCACTTTTTTTACGACTGCGAGGTCTATTTTTTTATGATACGCTTCATATCGTCTTGTGAGTATATTGGTAAGATTTA
This DNA window, taken from Elusimicrobiota bacterium, encodes the following:
- a CDS encoding HPr family phosphocarrier protein → MIDKTLKIKNKLGLHARPASLFVQTTARFNATVKVIKDGQEIDGKSIMGLMMLAAGLGSELHILADGADESELITALEQLIDRKFDEE
- the ptsP gene encoding phosphoenolpyruvate--protein phosphotransferase, whose amino-acid sequence is MLYKGIAASPGIAIGKAVLISEDVLYAVKRTVAKEDIKKEVDRFKKAITDTKADIEKTKHEAVKHLGKKHIKLFDAYLFIADDPLIKEEVVAEISTQKVNAEYALQVILEKYSKVFEQVKDEYFRERGKDIFEVGRRIMKHLTGTHRKTISEIDKNSIVFANNLTPTDTIAIKAENVIGFATNIGGKTSHTAIMAQAMEIPAVVGMKDITHYVRDGNIVIVDGIEGVVILEPDKDTLVNYRRRQEIYNTEIKELAQFVNLPAVTLDDKKIVVAANIEIPEEIRSVITHGAEGIGLFRTEYLYINRDELPSEEEQLASYRTVVEKVFPNPVIIRTIDLGGDKLLPQLQVSEERNPFLGLRAIRFCLKHPEIFKIQLRAILRASVYGNVKMMYPMISGIDELRAANVILNEVKQELRNKSMQSPLQSPPFDENMEVGIMIEIPSAALTVDLLAKEADFLSIGTNDLIQYTLAVDRVNEHVTHLYEPLHLSVLRLLKNIIDAGKKAGKWVSMCGEMAADSLYTEILLGLGLEHFSVASTSVLKIKKEIRHTNFSEAQKIIDKILTEASRELLIKKVKQKKQH
- a CDS encoding PTS system mannose/fructose/sorbose family transporter subunit IID gives rise to the protein MKKCSVIKTFFRSLLLQAVWNFERMQNVGFLYSILPCLKDIYKADKNQLKNSVLRHFEFFNTHPYIANTIMAIIISLENEKNIDDNLKSQHIKSLKLHLGGPLAAVGDTLFWARVRPLCALIAIACFFGKDESLTNFATPFPPCIPAVIFLVLYNILHIFFRTFGFWIGLKYKTGLVKIISSFKFDKVSKVLQIIGLVIGVFVLLRYLMLTEEYLLGLTVFGITFILIRNNISVTKVFCGLVIVSIILAYCQFL
- a CDS encoding PTS sugar transporter subunit IIC; this translates as MDFIPILKIAAVGSLLSLDATVIGQFMVSRPIVAGPVIGWFCGDIKTGLLVGVLIELLWIGVVPVGVGVPPDSTIVSIVATALSCNKTDTELALAIILAVPLGIIFKRLDIMHRKYNRVFLPVVENGLYHEKYYLLTVVIWLSIFFTFVKGFLSLIISILLLQIVLNYILPVVISQIEIVSGLKIFLLLLPVLGLSSFLAGFVK